A genome region from Arachis duranensis cultivar V14167 chromosome 6, aradu.V14167.gnm2.J7QH, whole genome shotgun sequence includes the following:
- the LOC127748505 gene encoding L10-interacting MYB domain-containing protein-like encodes MHRQLRNRWDALKSYFQLWAKLVGQETGLGWDHEKKIVLASESWWTDKIKINPEFAKFKNKGPKSLDRLEQYFKDIVATGYSAWAPSEDPNAEEFNQNNEDFEIGGDMNYTNEFIKEDIANYTVVQSPTREKRRKTSNKKVEKRAGIASRLQDSLDRILVGVESKAATKGDDPYSIENCIKLLRKLPGLESYSPKFYLGIRLMAKPQYRETFIALSDDPNQQLGWMSDYETDNDTEYEEHEEDYESAAILVICGVANYYL; translated from the exons ATGCATAGACAATTAAGAAATAGATGGGATGCTCTTAAATCTTATTTTCAATTATGGGCTAAATTAGTTGGACAAGAGACTGGTCTTGGTTGGGATCATGAGAAAAAAATAGTGTTAGCTTCTGAATCTTGGTGGACTGATAAAATTAAG ATTAATCCAGAATTCGCTAAGTTTAAGAATAAAGGTCCTAAATCTTTAGATAGGCTTGAACAATATTTCAAGGACATTGTAGCTACTGGTTATAGTGCTTGGGCGCCATCGGAAGATCCAAATGCTGAAGAATTTAATCAGAACAATGAAGATTTTGAGATTGGAGGTGACATGAATTATACAAATGAATTTATTAAAGAGGACATTGCTAATTATACAGTTGTTCAAAGTCCTACTAGAGAGAAAAGAAGGAAGACTTCTAACAAAAAAGTTGAGAAACGAGCTGGAATAGCGTCTAGATTACAGGACTCACTTGATCGTATTTTGGTTGGTGTAGAGTCAAAAGCTGCAACTAAGGGAGATGATCCTTACTCCATAGAAAATTGCATCAAGTTGCTACGCAAATTACCTGGCCTAGAATCATATAGTCCAAAGTTCTATTTGGGAATTAGATTAATGGCTAAGCCACAATATAGAGAAACTTTTATTGCATTGAGTGATGATCCCAATCAACAACTTGGATG GATGAGTGATTATGAAACAGATAATGATACTGAATATGAAGAACACGAAGAAGATTACGAATCAGCTGCTATATTAGTTATTTGTGGAGTTGCCAATTATTACTTGTGA
- the LOC127748506 gene encoding uncharacterized protein LOC127748506 yields MRKSVINHLCNDLVLNYGLKSTRGVSGEEMVATFLYMLGQGASYRMLEERFQHSGETIFRQFHHVLSCVKKLAKNIIRPIDPSFGDTPKYIMDNDRYWPYFKDCIGAIDGTHIAIHVHQDEQVRFIGRKENTTTNVMALCDFNMCFTFIWAGWEGSAHDTRIFMETLRTKKLNFPHPPEGKYYLVDAGYPTFKGFLGRYRHTRYHIPQFRLAPNFRSNNEKFNYCHSSLRTVIERTFGVCKARWKILQNMPLRAKFKTQRDIIVACFTLHNFIRMMDSDDISILQKFEDIVSLQANEGDGTTMRNGSTNSEINEWEEPTQEDVRTMEEIRDNIRDQLSDQIN; encoded by the exons ATGAGAAAATCAGTGATTAACCATTTATGCAATGATTTAGTTCTCAATTATGGCTTAAAATCCACACGAGGTGTTAGTGGAGAAGAGATGGTAGCAACATTTTTATACATGCTTGGGCAAGGAGCTTCTTATAGAATGTTAGAGGAGCGATTTCAGCATTCAGGTGAAACTATATTTCGTCAATTTCATCATGTTCTATCATGTGTGAAGAAATtggcaaaaaatattattagaccTATTGATCCTAGTTTTGGAGACACACCTAAATATATTATGGATAATGATAGATATTGGCCATATTTCAAAGATTGTATTGGAGCTATAGATGGTACGCATATAGCTATTCATGTTCACCAAGATGAGCAAGTGCGATTTATTGgtagaaaagaaaatactacAACAAATGTAATGGCTCTGTGTGATTTTAATATGTGTTTTACATTTATATGGGCTGGTTGGGAAGGTTCTGCACATGATACAAGAATTTTTATGGAGACTCTTCGaacaaaaaaactaaattttccACATCCACCAGAAG GTAAATATTACTTAGTTGATGCTGGTTATCCAACTTTTAAGGGATTCTTAGGACGTTATCGTCATACAAGGTATCATATTCCACAATTTAGACTAGCACCAAATTTTAGATCAAACAATGAAAAGTTCAACTATTGTCATTCAAGTTTAAGGACAGTAATTGAAAGGACTTTTGGAGTATGCAAAGCAAGATGGAAGATACTACAAAACATGCCATTAAGAGCCAAATTTAAAACCCAGCGTGATATCATTGTTGCATGTTTCACCCttcataattttataagaaTGATGGATTCTGATGACATAAGTATTTTGCAAAAATTTGAAGATATTGTTTCGTTACAAGCCAATGAAGGTGATGGTACTACTATGAGAAATGGATCAACAAATTCTGAAATTAATGAATGGGAAGAACCAACACAAGAAGATGTTCGGACAATGGAAGAAATAAGAGACAATATAAGAGATCAATTATCGGATCAAATAAATTAG